GGCCGTGGGTGATCCGTGCGGGGCGGGCGACTGCTTCGCCGCCGTGGCGGCCTGCGCACTCGCGGACGGGAGCCTGCCGGAGGAGGCGGTCCAGCTGGCGGTGGCCGCGGCCGCGGCCTTCGTGGGGTCGGGCGGCGCCTGCGACCCCGCCCTGTGGCGGCCGTCCTTCGCCGCCGGCCCCGCCCGGCCTGCAGGTGGCGACGCGTTCGCCACGGCCGCGGACGTACGGGCCCGCGGCGGAACGGTGGTCGCCACGGGCGGCTGCTTCGACCTGCTCCACGCAGGGCACGTCGGCCTGCTGGACAGTGCGCGGCGGATCGGTGACTGCCTGATCGTCTGCGTGAACTCGGATGCCTCGCTGCGGCGGCTGAAGGGGCCGGGACGCCCACTGAACCCGTTGGAGGACCGTGTCCGGGTCCTGGCGGCGCTCGGCAGTGTCGACGCCGTCGTGGCCTTCGAGGAGGACACGCCCGAGACCCTGCTGGGCCGGCTGCGGCCGGACGTGTGGGTCAAGGGCGGCGACTACTCGGCCGACGATCTCCCGGAGGCGGGGGTGCTGCGCGCCTGGGGCGGCCAGGCCGTCGTCCTGCCCTACCTCGACGGCCGTTCCACGACCGGCATCGCCGACCGCGCCGCGCGCACCGCCTCGAATGCCCGGCCCGGGCCCTGAGCGGACCGGACCGGTACGCGAGGAGCCGCACGGCAGTGCCGTGACCGGGCCGGGTGCGCGCCGTACCCGCCCCGGTCAGGCGGCGGTGCCCAGGGGGTGTCGTCAAAGTCCCGTCTGGGTGGCGGGGCCGGCCGCGCACGCTCGCCGCGTTGTCGTCGGTCGCCGACGCCCGCGTCGACTTCCTCCTCCGCCTTGCGAGCGCACGCACCGGACCCCGCCACCCCCGCCCTCACGGGCGGCCGACGCCACTTCGACGACACCCCCCAGCCCGGCCCGCGCCGGCAGGGCCGCCTCGGGCACCGGGACGAGAGCCCCGGCGCGGGGCCCGCGGCCCTTCAGCAGGTACCCCGTGGCCACGAACGCCGCGATGGCCAGCCCGCCCACGATCAGCGTCACCCGTACCCCGGCCAGCTCCATGAACAGGCCCAGTGTCAGCGGTGCCGCCAGGCCCCACACGGTGCGGATGCTGGACCAGGCACCGAGCACCCGGCCCCTCATGTGGGCGGGAGGGTCGGTCTGGAGCACCGTGGACTGCGCGGTGTCCCCGACGGACTCCGCCACGGCCATCGGCAGGACGAGGACCAGGAGCACCAGGAGGGAGGGGGCCAGGCCGGCGAGGACCTGCAAGAGGGCCCCGGCCAGGGTCAGGACGGCCACCGTGCGCACGCTCGGCCTGCGCAGCCGGGCGCCCAGGACCGCGCCGGCGATCCCGCCGGCGGCCAGGACGGTGGAGACCTTGCTGAAGGAACCGGCGTCACCGGCGAGGGGCCCGGTGACCAGGACCACCAGGGTGAGGGAGTAGTTGCGGCCGAACATCGCGCTGATCCCGTTCAGGGCGGCCAGCGCGACCAGCCGGGGGCGCCGCATGAAGAACGCGAGTCCCTCCCGGGCGGTCATGCTCTTCGCCGCGGCCGGTTCGGGCGCCGACGGCGCAGCGGCAGCGGATGCCGGACGGGCTTCCCGGGAGGGCTGCGCCGCCTTCAGGAACGGGATCACACCCGCCACGAAGAGGAACGACAGCCCGTTGGCCGCGTAGGCCGCCGCCGTACCCAGGAAGCCGACGGCCACGCCGGCGAGTGCGGCGCCCGTGAGCCGCCCGGCGCTGTGGACGAGCGAGCCCACCCCGATGGCGGAGGGCACGTCCGGGGCCCGGACGAGATCGTTGCCGAGCAGCGCGCACGCGGGCCCGTCGACGGTGGCGATCAGGCCGGTCACCGCGGCCAGTGCCAGCAGCACCGGCAGGTTGAGGCCGTCCAGCGCGACGAGCAGGGCCGTCACCAGCGCCACGGCACCCAGCAGGCCCTGCGCGGCGGCGGCGGTCAGCTTGCGGGGCAGGCGGTCGACGGCCGCACCGCCCGCGAGACCGAGGAGCAGGCCGGGCGCCATCTGGATGGACACGGACAGGCCGGTGGCGGCGGCCGATCCGGTGATCTGCAGGACCATGAGGTTCTGCACCGTCAGCTGCATCCACGTACCCGCGTTGGACACGAAGTTCGCGAAGGCCCACCAGCGCATGCTGCGGTAGCGGAGGCACCGCCACGGAGAGCGGTCGGCGGAGCGGTCGGGAGTCGGGGCGGGGGCGGGCGCGGAAGGCAGCGCCGAAGAGGGCGCGGAGACAGTGGCAGACACAGGAAGGACCCAGGACGGAGCGCGGAGCGAGCAGGGGGGCGGGGCGGCGGGCGGGGGCGGGAGCGGGCGCTCCGCACCGCCGGCGCGCACGGGGCACCCGGCGGCGGAGAAGGGGGGGGAACGACCCCGACCATGGTGGCAGAACCCTCCACCCGGATCGGTGCCCCGAGGCGCCCGGCGGCCCGCCCGCAGGGCCCTCGGGCCCGGCCTGCCTGGGCCGACGGGGCAGCCGGTGTGTTTGCTCACAGCGGCCGGCGGGGACAGGCCGCAACCGTGCGGCCCAACCCGGCGTGCCCACCGGGACCGTCCTCGGGACAGTGGGGTGCATGAGTGTCCACGAGCGGCCCGGCCACGCTCCGGCCGACCGGGTACGGGCGGCCGGCCGCCCCCGGGTCCTGGTCCTGCGGGCCCTGGGCCTCGGCGACCTGCTGACGGTGGTGCCCTGCCTGCGGGCGCTGCGCCGCAGCATGCCGGAGTGCGACGTCGTCCTGGCCGCACCCGGCCGGCTGGCCACCGTCGCCGCCGCCACCGGCCTCGTCGACCGGGTCCTGCCCACGACCGCCCGAGGGCGTGCAGTGCCCTGCGAACTGGGCTGGCGGGGACCGCCGCCGGAGCTGGCCGTGGACCTGCACGGGAACGGGCCACCCAGCCACCTGCTCCTCCAGCGGCTACGGCCGCGCCGGCTCCTGGCCTACCGGCACGTGGAGACCCCGGACATCCCCGGACCCGAGTGGTGCGAGGACGAGCACGAGCGGGAGCGCTGGTGCCGCCTGCTGCGCTGGTACGGCATGCGGGCCGACCCCGCGGACCTCTCGATCGCCGCCCCTGCCTGCGCCTCGCCCGCCCCGGGCGCCGTCGTCGTCCACCCCGGCGCCGACGCCGGCTCGCGCCGCTGGCCGCCGGAACGGTTCGCGGCCGTCGTACGCGCCCTGCGCCGGGCGGGCGAGGACGTGGTCGTCACAGCGGGCGCGGGCGAGGGTGCGCTGGCACGGCGGGTGGCGGAGGACGCCGGACTGCCGCAGGGGGCGGTGATCGGCGGTTCCGGTGACGTGCCCTTCCAGAAGCTCTGCGCGCTGGTGGCCGGCGCGCGCTGTGTCGTGGTGGGCGACACAGGCCTCGCGCACCTCGCGACGGCTCTCGGCACCCCGTCCGTCGTCCTCTTCGGCCCCGTGGCCCCCCGCCTGTGGGGCCCGCCCCCGTACGGGAAACACCGCGTGCTGTGGTGTCCCCGCCCCGGTGAGGACCCTTTGCGGCCGGGCGACGCACACGCGTCGCTGCCGGACGCCCGGCTCCTGCGCATCACCGTCGGCCAGGTCGTCGAGGCGGCGACCGCCGTCCTCGCCCGCCGCCCCTGACCGACGGCCTGCAACGGCGGTTCCGGCGGCGGGGGGTGGGGCCCGGGCTGTGGTCACACGCTCGTCAGGATCTGCGGTGACAGGGTTTTGATCAAGGTGTTGGTCCAGCGCATCTGCCGCAGCGTACGCGGGTGGCAGAAGGAGGCCAGTTCGACCAGGCGGTCGTCCTTCGCCGCCTGTCCGGCCTGAGCCAGCATCTCCCAGTACAGGGAGTTCCCGGTTGCGGCCAGGTGCAGCTCGCGTAGGTCGTGCAGCAGGAGCAGACCCGGTTCCGGGCGGCGGCCGACGGCCTCGGCGGACTTCTCGCGGAGGACCGACACCAGGCCGGGGGCGGACTTCTCGGGCGGACCGCCGAGGTCCAGGCCGTAGTGGCGGCCCGTCTCGGCGACGCGCCGGCAGTGGTCGTTCGACCACACGGCGAGGTCCCGCGCGACGTGGTGGACCTCGTGGTCCGTGTGGTGGCGTTCCGCCGCGGCGGACAGGTGCTTCGCCAGGCTGCGCTCGCCGTGGTGGAGGGCGCGGAGCGTGAGGTTGACGCCGTTCACCGGGCGCCTCCCGAGGAGTTGTGGGAGTCCGGTTCCGGGACTTCGTGGACATGGGCGGCGGGGCCGCCCTCCGTGGCAGGGATCGCGGGCGAGGAGGCGGGCGAGGAAGCGGGCGCGGACGCGGTGGTGGTGGGTGCCGCAGAAGGCCGGCCGTCGGCCTTCTCCACGAGGGTGACGGCTGCGGTGGCGGTCTTGAACAGGGGTTGTTTCGACACCGGGTCCCAGTCGGTGACGGTGGTCTCGTTGGCCGCCCGGCCCGGTGTGGCGGCGTCCGGGCCGGAGCCGGCGGGGGTGTCCCAGTAGCCGTAGTGGAAGGGGACGAACAGCAGCCCGGGCCGGATCCCGGTGACGCGCAGGCGTCCTCGCAGGGAGCCGCGCGGACTGGTGACGTCGACCAGGTCGCCTTCGCCGAGCCCCTGGGCGGCCGCGTCGGCGGCGGAGATCTCCACCCACACGTCGGGTGCCGCGGCGTCGAGCTGCGGTGCGCGGCCGGTCTTGGTGCGGGTGTGGAAGTGGTAGAGGGTGCGGCCGGTCGTGAGCTGGAACGGGTGGTCGCCGCCGGGCTCCTCGTGCGGCGGCAGGTACTCGGCGGCCTTGATCACGGCCTTGCCGTCCGGGTTGAGCGACCGGTACTCGACCACGGAGACGGAGGCGCCGGTGACGAGGTCCTTGCCGTACGTCTCGCAGGCGTCGGGGTGCGCCCAGGTGACGCCGTCGCCGTACAGCCGGTCGGTGCCCTCCGGGGCCTGCGCGTTGCACGGCC
This DNA window, taken from Streptomyces sp. TN58, encodes the following:
- a CDS encoding glycosyltransferase family 9 protein — protein: MSVHERPGHAPADRVRAAGRPRVLVLRALGLGDLLTVVPCLRALRRSMPECDVVLAAPGRLATVAAATGLVDRVLPTTARGRAVPCELGWRGPPPELAVDLHGNGPPSHLLLQRLRPRRLLAYRHVETPDIPGPEWCEDEHERERWCRLLRWYGMRADPADLSIAAPACASPAPGAVVVHPGADAGSRRWPPERFAAVVRALRRAGEDVVVTAGAGEGALARRVAEDAGLPQGAVIGGSGDVPFQKLCALVAGARCVVVGDTGLAHLATALGTPSVVLFGPVAPRLWGPPPYGKHRVLWCPRPGEDPLRPGDAHASLPDARLLRITVGQVVEAATAVLARRP
- a CDS encoding MFS transporter, encoding MRWWAFANFVSNAGTWMQLTVQNLMVLQITGSAAATGLSVSIQMAPGLLLGLAGGAAVDRLPRKLTAAAAQGLLGAVALVTALLVALDGLNLPVLLALAAVTGLIATVDGPACALLGNDLVRAPDVPSAIGVGSLVHSAGRLTGAALAGVAVGFLGTAAAYAANGLSFLFVAGVIPFLKAAQPSREARPASAAAAPSAPEPAAAKSMTAREGLAFFMRRPRLVALAALNGISAMFGRNYSLTLVVLVTGPLAGDAGSFSKVSTVLAAGGIAGAVLGARLRRPSVRTVAVLTLAGALLQVLAGLAPSLLVLLVLVLPMAVAESVGDTAQSTVLQTDPPAHMRGRVLGAWSSIRTVWGLAAPLTLGLFMELAGVRVTLIVGGLAIAAFVATGYLLKGRGPRAGALVPVPEAALPARAGLGGVVEVASAAREGGGGGVRCVRSQGGGGSRRGRRRPTTTRRACAAGPATQTGL